The proteins below are encoded in one region of Ferruginibacter lapsinanis:
- the hydA gene encoding dihydropyrimidinase, which translates to MSILIKNGNIITATDNYVADIFIEGETISAIGKNLSVKADKEIDATGKLVMPGGIDPHVHLDMPFMGTFSSDSYETGTRAALYGGTTTVIDFILQTQGKSLQSALDDWNGRANGTAVGDYSFHMAVTDFNDETKKEIKTFIEQHGITSFKTFMAYKGALMIDDRQMIGLMEEVKKNGGLINVHATNGDMIDYLVQKHRSEGKLSPLYHYLSQPEITEAEASERFVDMASYTGCPGYIVHLTCEGALNAVRNATKRNQKMFVETCIQYLIIDASLYEQEDGAKWVMSPPLREKKDQATLWAGINQGIVNVVATDHCPFMWEQKLMGKDDFSKIPNGHPAIENRMELLFSEGVAKGKITLNKYVEVASTNAAKIFGMFPRKGTIAIGSDADIVIFDPKEKHTLSAKTHHMNVDYSGYEGWELTGKVKTVLLRGQVAIDNNDCKVPKGYGQFIKRNKVSQII; encoded by the coding sequence ATGAGTATCTTAATAAAAAACGGAAATATTATTACAGCTACAGATAATTATGTAGCTGATATTTTCATAGAAGGAGAAACCATTTCTGCTATTGGCAAAAATTTATCTGTTAAGGCCGATAAAGAAATTGATGCGACAGGCAAATTAGTTATGCCCGGTGGTATTGATCCACATGTGCATCTGGATATGCCTTTCATGGGTACATTCAGCAGCGATAGTTATGAAACAGGAACAAGGGCTGCATTGTACGGAGGTACAACTACCGTTATTGATTTCATTTTACAAACACAAGGTAAAAGCTTACAGTCAGCATTAGATGATTGGAATGGCAGAGCCAATGGTACTGCTGTAGGTGATTATAGTTTTCATATGGCGGTGACTGATTTTAATGACGAAACAAAAAAAGAAATAAAAACCTTCATCGAACAACATGGCATTACCTCTTTCAAAACCTTTATGGCGTATAAAGGTGCGTTGATGATCGATGACAGACAGATGATCGGTTTGATGGAGGAAGTGAAAAAGAATGGCGGTTTAATTAATGTTCATGCTACCAATGGAGACATGATCGATTACCTTGTTCAGAAACACAGAAGCGAAGGTAAATTGTCTCCGTTATATCATTATTTATCTCAACCGGAAATAACAGAAGCAGAAGCAAGCGAACGTTTTGTGGATATGGCAAGTTATACCGGTTGTCCGGGTTATATAGTGCATTTGACTTGCGAAGGAGCATTGAACGCAGTACGTAATGCAACTAAGCGTAATCAGAAAATGTTTGTAGAAACTTGTATTCAATATTTAATTATTGATGCTTCATTATACGAACAGGAAGATGGTGCTAAATGGGTAATGAGTCCGCCATTAAGAGAGAAGAAAGATCAGGCTACATTATGGGCGGGCATTAACCAGGGAATTGTGAATGTTGTTGCTACAGATCACTGTCCGTTTATGTGGGAACAGAAATTAATGGGTAAAGATGACTTTAGTAAAATACCAAACGGTCATCCTGCCATAGAAAACAGAATGGAATTATTATTCAGTGAAGGTGTTGCAAAAGGAAAAATCACTTTGAATAAATATGTAGAAGTTGCATCAACAAACGCTGCAAAAATATTTGGCATGTTCCCTCGTAAAGGAACTATTGCAATTGGTAGTGATGCGGATATTGTGATTTTTGATCCTAAAGAAAAACATACACTGTCTGCTAAAACGCATCACATGAATGTTGATTACAGTGGTTATGAAGGATGGGAATTAACAGGTAAAGTAAAAACTGTTCTATTAAGAGGACAGGTTGCGATCGATAATAATGATTGTAAAGTTCCAAAAGGATACGGACAA
- a CDS encoding NCS1 family nucleobase:cation symporter-1, which produces MQENTNITSSSLYNEDLAPVLPNQRKWGTWNYAALWISMSLCIPTYMLASSLIEGGMNWWQSILTIFIANTIVLIPMILNGHAGAKYGIPFPVLARASFGTSGANIPAILRAIVACGWFGIQTWIGGKAVYYLIRVWFPSMSETLVTGILPDIIPFACFFAFWLLNMLVVYLGVESIRKLLVFKAFFLPLAALALLLWAISAADGLGAILSQPSKFADTGSFFKFFFPALTGMVGFWATLSLNIPDFTRYAKSQKAQINGQALGLPTSMTFFAFVGVVVTSATTIVFGTTIWDPVVLAGKFDSKVIVSFAMIAIAISTLATNIAANIVSPANDFANLAPSKINFKVGGFITGIIGLLIFPWKLAEDPSGYIFTWLVGYSSLLGPIGGIMISDYYFVKKQQLNVADLYNPKGQYSFSNGFNRNAVIALLAGILPNVPGFLLQIKVISATAFPEWISHLYSYAWFVGFFVSGVVYLLLMKKK; this is translated from the coding sequence ATGCAGGAGAACACAAACATAACGTCTTCTTCGTTGTACAACGAAGACCTGGCACCTGTTTTACCCAACCAGCGTAAATGGGGTACGTGGAATTATGCGGCGTTATGGATAAGCATGAGCTTATGTATCCCAACTTATATGTTGGCCAGTTCTCTGATCGAAGGGGGAATGAATTGGTGGCAATCCATCCTCACAATTTTCATTGCAAATACGATCGTTTTAATTCCCATGATCTTAAACGGTCATGCAGGTGCTAAATACGGAATACCATTTCCTGTTTTGGCAAGAGCAAGTTTTGGAACAAGTGGTGCAAATATTCCTGCAATACTAAGAGCGATTGTTGCATGTGGCTGGTTTGGTATTCAAACATGGATCGGTGGTAAAGCTGTTTATTACCTGATAAGGGTTTGGTTTCCTTCCATGTCAGAAACATTAGTTACAGGTATCTTGCCGGATATAATTCCTTTTGCTTGTTTTTTTGCTTTCTGGTTATTGAATATGCTGGTGGTTTATCTTGGGGTAGAAAGCATCAGGAAATTACTTGTATTCAAAGCATTCTTTTTACCATTAGCTGCTTTAGCATTATTGTTATGGGCCATTTCGGCAGCAGATGGACTGGGAGCAATTTTAAGTCAGCCTTCAAAATTTGCAGATACGGGCTCTTTCTTTAAATTCTTTTTTCCTGCATTAACAGGGATGGTTGGTTTTTGGGCAACGCTCTCTTTAAACATTCCGGATTTTACTCGTTATGCAAAAAGTCAAAAGGCGCAAATTAACGGACAAGCATTGGGCTTGCCAACTTCTATGACCTTCTTTGCTTTTGTTGGAGTTGTGGTAACATCTGCTACAACAATTGTATTTGGAACTACTATTTGGGATCCTGTTGTATTAGCAGGGAAATTTGATAGTAAGGTGATCGTAAGCTTTGCGATGATAGCCATAGCAATATCTACATTAGCAACAAATATTGCTGCAAATATTGTTAGTCCTGCAAATGATTTTGCTAATCTAGCCCCATCAAAAATTAATTTTAAAGTTGGTGGATTTATTACGGGTATCATAGGCTTGCTTATCTTTCCATGGAAGCTGGCAGAAGATCCAAGCGGATATATTTTTACATGGCTTGTTGGATATTCCAGTTTATTGGGTCCGATAGGTGGTATCATGATTTCTGATTATTATTTTGTAAAAAAGCAGCAATTAAATGTAGCTGATCTGTATAACCCAAAAGGCCAATACAGTTTTTCAAATGGGTTTAACAGAAATGCAGTGATTGCTTTACTAGCAGGGATATTACCGAATGTACCCGGCTTTTTATTGCAAATAAAAGTTATATCTGCAACAGCATTTCCAGAGTGGATATCACATTTATATAGTTATGCATGGTTTGTTGGTTTTTTTGTTAGTGGTGTCGTATATTTATTGTTGATGAAGAAAAAATAA